A stretch of the Archangium violaceum genome encodes the following:
- a CDS encoding ATP-binding protein, with translation MSLEYRRSRRWGESPLAAHGFAVLVTTAALLIQLAVQPYVRASPFLLFVGAVMLSGWKGGWGPGLSSTGLSVLLADYVFLPPRYSLSVSPQDALSVIIFVGISCLITRLNVRERAARAEAEAQRERVLALFKNAPAIIAIHRGPEHVIEFSNLFHARLLGHRELLGRNIRQAQPELEGQGIYELLDRVYQTGEPYIGKEVPAHVGDPANPRTGYFDFVYQPLPGPNGKPDGVMLFGFEVTEQVLARRSLENAERRLTAITHNATLGLVMMDARQHCVFMNPAAEKITGFTLDELQGRPLHDFIHHTRPDGTHYPMSECPIDRALPTRAQEQGEDVFIRKDGSFYPVAFTASPIIEDGKATGTVIELRDTTWDKSQQAERERLLVELQEAVRLRDEFLSIASHELNTPLTPLNLRLQSLARRLAAEPDAPLAARITKEVEVMRQQVKRLADLVSNLLDVSRISTGRMRLRVEEVDLSEVTREVVARFKSEAERAGCALELHAREPVVGMWDRLRLEQILTNLLSNSIKYGAGRPIHIHVEEDDNQARLEVRDEGIGIKPEAMGRIFNRFERAVSERHYGGLGLGLYVTRQIVDALSGTVRAESTPGQGATFTVELPRQPLEREETSAG, from the coding sequence TTGTCACTGGAGTATCGAAGGAGCAGGAGGTGGGGCGAGTCCCCTCTCGCGGCTCACGGCTTCGCCGTCCTCGTCACGACCGCGGCGCTGCTGATCCAACTCGCCGTCCAGCCCTACGTCCGGGCCTCGCCCTTCCTCCTCTTCGTCGGAGCGGTGATGCTCTCGGGGTGGAAGGGGGGATGGGGCCCTGGGCTCTCGAGCACCGGCCTCTCCGTCCTGCTGGCCGACTACGTCTTCCTGCCCCCGAGATACTCACTGTCCGTGAGTCCCCAGGACGCCCTGTCGGTCATCATCTTCGTTGGCATCTCCTGCCTCATCACCCGGCTGAACGTGCGCGAGCGGGCCGCGCGGGCCGAGGCCGAGGCACAACGCGAACGGGTCCTCGCGCTCTTCAAGAACGCCCCGGCCATCATCGCCATCCACCGGGGGCCCGAGCACGTCATCGAGTTCAGCAACCTCTTCCATGCGCGGCTCCTCGGCCACCGGGAGTTGTTGGGCAGGAACATCAGGCAGGCGCAGCCCGAGCTGGAGGGACAGGGTATCTACGAGCTGCTGGACCGGGTGTACCAGACGGGTGAGCCCTACATCGGTAAGGAAGTCCCCGCCCACGTGGGAGACCCGGCGAACCCACGCACGGGCTACTTCGATTTCGTCTACCAACCCCTGCCCGGGCCGAACGGAAAGCCAGACGGGGTGATGCTCTTCGGCTTCGAGGTGACCGAGCAGGTGCTGGCGCGGCGGAGCCTCGAGAACGCCGAGCGCCGCCTCACCGCCATCACCCACAACGCCACCTTGGGACTCGTCATGATGGACGCGCGCCAGCACTGCGTCTTCATGAACCCCGCGGCCGAGAAGATCACCGGCTTCACCCTGGACGAGCTGCAGGGCAGGCCCCTCCATGACTTCATCCATCACACCCGGCCCGATGGAACGCACTACCCCATGTCGGAGTGCCCCATCGACCGGGCACTGCCGACGCGTGCCCAGGAGCAGGGGGAAGACGTGTTCATCCGCAAGGACGGCAGCTTCTACCCGGTCGCCTTCACCGCGAGCCCCATCATCGAGGACGGGAAGGCGACGGGCACCGTCATCGAGCTGCGGGACACCACCTGGGACAAGAGCCAGCAGGCCGAGCGGGAGCGCCTCCTGGTGGAGCTTCAAGAGGCGGTGCGCCTCCGGGACGAGTTCCTCTCCATCGCCAGCCACGAGCTGAACACGCCGCTCACCCCGCTGAATCTCAGGCTCCAGTCGCTCGCGAGGCGCCTGGCGGCCGAGCCGGACGCCCCCCTGGCCGCGCGCATCACCAAGGAGGTGGAGGTGATGCGCCAGCAGGTGAAGCGCCTGGCGGATCTCGTGAGCAACCTCCTGGACGTGTCGCGGATCAGCACCGGACGCATGAGGCTCCGGGTCGAGGAAGTGGACCTCTCGGAGGTGACGCGCGAGGTCGTCGCCCGGTTCAAATCCGAGGCGGAGCGCGCCGGGTGCGCGCTCGAGCTCCACGCGAGGGAGCCGGTCGTCGGGATGTGGGATCGGCTCCGGCTGGAGCAGATCCTGACGAACCTGCTGTCCAACTCCATCAAGTATGGGGCCGGTAGACCCATCCACATCCATGTCGAGGAGGACGACAACCAGGCCCGGCTCGAGGTCCGGGATGAAGGGATTGGCATCAAGCCCGAGGCGATGGGGCGCATCTTCAATCGCTTCGAGCGTGCCGTATCGGAGCGGCACTACGGAGGGCTCGGCCTGGGGCTGTACGTGACGCGGCAGATCGTCGATGCGCTGAGCGGAACGGTGAGGGCGGAGAGCACCCCAGGCCAGGGAGCCACCTTCACGGTGGAGCTGCCGCGCCAGCCGCTCGAGCGGGAAGAGACCTCCGCGGGATGA
- a CDS encoding PP2C family protein-serine/threonine phosphatase, producing the protein MRIDSAGWTHVGRRSHNEDSWMVREDLGLFVVADGLGGYEGGEVASRCVVDTFTGFCERVTHDPEATWPHNLRRGYSREEELLFNCTLLAQRAVLARRVGHLREMGSTVVALALGTRSAAVAHVGDSRLYRLRDGRLEALTRDHSVLEEMREASGEVLERGRSPYGHLITRALGTENAEPTVRRLEVREGDVYLLCSDGLYEPLGPERIAARLGMGRAFGVAERLVQEAYALGGTDNITAIVVAVGEGHAA; encoded by the coding sequence ATGCGAATCGACAGCGCGGGATGGACGCACGTGGGACGCCGCTCCCACAACGAGGATTCCTGGATGGTCCGCGAGGACCTGGGCCTGTTCGTCGTGGCCGACGGGCTCGGTGGGTACGAGGGCGGAGAGGTGGCCAGCCGCTGCGTGGTGGACACCTTCACCGGCTTCTGCGAACGCGTGACCCACGACCCCGAGGCCACCTGGCCCCACAATCTCCGGCGGGGCTACAGCCGCGAGGAGGAGCTGCTCTTCAACTGCACGCTGCTCGCCCAGCGCGCCGTGCTCGCGCGCCGCGTGGGTCACCTGCGGGAGATGGGCTCGACGGTGGTGGCGCTCGCCCTGGGGACGCGGAGCGCGGCCGTGGCGCACGTGGGGGATAGCCGGCTCTACCGGCTGCGGGACGGGCGGTTGGAGGCGCTGACCCGCGACCACTCGGTGCTCGAGGAGATGCGCGAGGCCAGTGGCGAGGTGCTCGAGCGGGGGCGGAGCCCCTACGGGCACCTGATCACCCGCGCGCTGGGGACGGAGAACGCGGAGCCCACCGTGCGGAGGCTCGAGGTGCGGGAGGGCGACGTGTACCTGCTGTGCTCGGATGGGTTGTACGAGCCGCTCGGGCCGGAGCGGATCGCCGCGCGGTTGGGGATGGGGCGCGCGTTCGGCGTGGCCGAGCGGTTGGTGCAGGAGGCCTACGCGCTGGGCGGCACGGACAACATCACCGCCATCGTGGTCGCGGTGGGGGAGGGACACGCTGCCTGA
- a CDS encoding serine/threonine-protein kinase, with product MKDNGHDSDVAYLNLEEGAVVPPPEALAPTRQSRGSGPARTLLLGSSEHPGGEQGHPAVRGLVPGQVVAGRYQVERWLGAGGSAMVHEVKDLTTGEHLALKVLAVPSADASQIARFRQEVEHARGLDHPNIVRVYDVGVDGDRHFLTTELLVGMDLKHRLLGVRPTLAEALRWLTHAAAALEFAHGCGVLHRDVKPGNLFLTKPGILKLMDFGLAKSGHVAGVTAQGAVLGTPEYMAPEQISGAHPVSPASDLYSLGVVAYEVLTGQLPFRHPQPVPLMFLHVQQPPTPPRTLNPNLPEPFERMVLKLMQKHPEQRYPSAAALRTDLARLWPLALPPKAVSR from the coding sequence GTGAAGGACAACGGGCACGACAGCGATGTGGCGTACCTGAACCTCGAGGAGGGGGCGGTGGTTCCGCCTCCCGAAGCGCTGGCGCCCACGCGTCAGTCGCGAGGGAGCGGGCCGGCGCGCACGTTGTTGCTGGGGAGCAGCGAGCACCCGGGGGGCGAGCAGGGCCACCCCGCGGTGCGCGGGCTCGTCCCGGGTCAGGTGGTGGCCGGGCGCTACCAGGTGGAGCGCTGGCTGGGCGCCGGTGGCAGCGCCATGGTGCACGAGGTGAAGGACCTCACCACCGGCGAGCACCTGGCGCTCAAGGTACTCGCCGTGCCGAGCGCGGACGCCTCGCAGATCGCCCGCTTCCGCCAGGAGGTGGAGCACGCCCGCGGGTTGGACCATCCCAACATCGTGCGCGTGTACGACGTGGGCGTGGATGGGGACCGGCACTTCCTCACCACGGAGCTGTTGGTGGGGATGGATCTCAAGCACCGCCTGCTGGGCGTGCGCCCGACGCTGGCCGAGGCGCTGCGGTGGCTCACCCACGCGGCGGCCGCGCTGGAGTTCGCACACGGGTGCGGCGTGCTGCACCGCGACGTCAAGCCGGGCAACCTCTTCCTCACGAAGCCCGGCATCCTCAAGTTGATGGACTTCGGGCTCGCCAAGAGTGGGCACGTGGCCGGCGTGACGGCGCAGGGCGCGGTGCTCGGCACCCCCGAGTACATGGCCCCCGAGCAGATCTCCGGCGCGCACCCCGTGTCGCCCGCGTCCGACCTCTACTCGCTGGGCGTGGTGGCGTACGAAGTCCTCACCGGGCAGCTGCCCTTCCGCCACCCGCAGCCCGTGCCGCTCATGTTCCTGCACGTGCAGCAGCCGCCCACGCCGCCGCGCACGCTCAATCCGAACCTGCCCGAGCCCTTCGAGCGCATGGTGTTGAAGCTGATGCAGAAGCACCCGGAGCAGCGCTACCCGAGTGCCGCCGCGCTGCGCACGGACCTGGCCCGGCTGTGGCCCCTCGCCCTGCCACCGAAGGCCGTGTCCCGGTAG
- a CDS encoding MBL fold metallo-hydrolase produces the protein MSSVQAFPNRNTPPSNVRPSDSQTSDLRLVPVEIAPDTFWVGKRDPGNIFYANPYLRRFRGSDPKTGRPNEFNLLIDPGSSSDFATVSTKVTSLIGGLDRLSAVFINHQDPDVGSSASIISARYAPKAGILCSEDTWRLIVHQNLPRNRFIATEKFSHGLNVPTGHRLMPVPSPFCHFRGAVMLYDPQTRVLFTGDLFGGITDVNAQGLWADESDWNGIRAFHQIYMPVNLALQRVVAVIRALDPAVEIIAPQHGRLIRGPLIQTFLDRMEKLPVGLDIMDEAQDRSHLQAWNAVLERVLTLARGYLAGSVEEKLMGSTELAETARVQNGQVSIQRLGRWTVEHVVELLCRGEPPEIAGPIMMEATTAAAEYNLPTPHLDIEGNGGASNVSLLVG, from the coding sequence ATGAGCAGCGTCCAGGCGTTCCCGAATCGAAACACCCCGCCGAGCAACGTCCGTCCCTCCGACAGTCAGACGAGCGACCTGCGGCTCGTTCCCGTGGAGATCGCTCCGGATACCTTCTGGGTGGGCAAGCGTGACCCGGGCAACATCTTCTACGCCAACCCGTACCTGCGCCGCTTCCGGGGGTCGGACCCCAAGACGGGCCGGCCCAACGAGTTCAACCTGCTCATCGACCCGGGCTCGAGCAGTGACTTCGCCACGGTGTCCACCAAGGTGACGTCGCTCATCGGGGGGTTGGATCGGCTGAGCGCCGTCTTCATCAACCACCAGGATCCGGATGTGGGCTCGTCGGCGAGCATCATCTCCGCGCGCTACGCGCCCAAGGCGGGCATCCTCTGCTCCGAGGACACCTGGCGGCTCATCGTCCACCAGAACCTGCCGCGCAACCGCTTCATCGCCACGGAGAAGTTCAGCCACGGGCTGAACGTGCCCACCGGCCACCGGTTGATGCCGGTGCCCTCGCCCTTCTGCCACTTCCGCGGCGCGGTGATGCTCTACGATCCGCAGACGCGCGTGCTCTTCACCGGAGACCTGTTCGGCGGCATCACGGACGTCAACGCGCAGGGCCTGTGGGCGGATGAGTCCGACTGGAACGGCATCCGCGCCTTCCATCAAATCTATATGCCGGTGAACCTGGCGCTGCAGCGCGTGGTGGCCGTCATCCGCGCCCTGGATCCGGCGGTGGAGATCATCGCTCCGCAGCACGGACGGCTCATCCGCGGGCCGCTCATCCAGACGTTCCTGGACCGGATGGAGAAGCTGCCGGTGGGCCTGGACATCATGGACGAGGCCCAGGATCGCTCGCACCTGCAGGCGTGGAACGCGGTGCTGGAGCGGGTGCTGACGCTGGCGCGCGGCTACCTGGCGGGCTCGGTGGAAGAGAAGCTGATGGGCAGCACGGAGCTGGCGGAGACGGCCCGGGTGCAGAACGGCCAGGTGTCCATCCAGCGGCTGGGGCGGTGGACGGTGGAGCACGTCGTGGAGCTTCTGTGCCGCGGCGAGCCGCCGGAGATCGCCGGCCCCATCATGATGGAGGCCACCACGGCCGCCGCCGAATACAACCTGCCCACGCCCCACCTGGACATCGAGGGCAATGGCGGGGCCTCGAACGTGTCGCTGCTCGTCGGTTAG